The following coding sequences lie in one Flavobacterium sp. 20NA77.7 genomic window:
- the ettA gene encoding energy-dependent translational throttle protein EttA, which yields MSDDKKVIFSMSRVSKTYSSSNKTVLKDIYLSFFYGAKIGILGLNGAGKSSLLKIIAGVDKNYQGDVVFAPGYTVGYLEQEPQLDESKTVIEIVREGAAEIFSLLEEFNKINDDFGLPEVYEDADKMQKLMDRQAELQDRIDACGAWEIDNKLEVAMDALRTPEADTPISVLSGGEKRRVALCRLLLQQPDVLLLDEPTNHLDAESVLWLEQHLQQYAGTVIAVTHDRYFLDNVAGWILELDRGEGIPWKGNYSSWLDQKAKRLEQEEKQASKRRKTLERELDWVRQGAKGRQAKQKARLQNYDKLLNEDQKELDEKLEIYIPNGPRLGTNVIEAKGVAKAFGDKLLYDDLNFVLPQAGIVGIIGPNGAGKSTIFRMIMGEEKPDGGSFTIGDTVKIAYVDQSHKNIDVEKSIWENFCDGQELIMMGGRQVNSRAYLSRFNFGGSDQNKKVATLSGGERNRLHLAMTLKEEGNVLLLDEPTNDLDINTLRALEEGLENFAGCAVIISHDRWFLDRVCTHILAFEGDSQVYFFEGSFSEYEENKRKRLGKEVTPTRIKYKKLIR from the coding sequence ATGTCAGACGATAAGAAAGTAATATTTTCGATGTCTAGAGTAAGTAAAACGTACTCTAGTTCAAATAAAACGGTATTAAAAGATATTTATTTAAGTTTCTTTTATGGAGCCAAAATAGGTATTTTAGGTTTAAATGGTGCAGGTAAGTCATCATTATTAAAAATTATTGCTGGAGTAGATAAAAATTACCAAGGTGATGTAGTTTTTGCGCCTGGTTATACTGTTGGCTATTTAGAACAAGAGCCTCAATTAGATGAGTCTAAAACGGTAATAGAGATTGTTAGAGAAGGTGCTGCAGAAATTTTTTCACTATTAGAAGAATTTAATAAAATCAATGATGATTTTGGTTTACCTGAAGTGTATGAAGATGCCGATAAAATGCAAAAATTAATGGATCGTCAGGCTGAATTACAAGACAGAATAGATGCTTGCGGTGCTTGGGAAATTGATAATAAATTAGAAGTAGCTATGGATGCACTTCGTACACCTGAAGCAGATACACCTATTAGTGTTTTATCTGGAGGAGAAAAACGTCGTGTAGCGTTATGTCGTTTACTTTTACAACAACCAGATGTTTTGTTACTTGATGAACCAACCAACCATTTAGATGCAGAATCCGTTTTATGGTTAGAACAACATTTGCAACAATATGCAGGAACGGTAATTGCTGTAACGCACGACCGTTATTTTCTTGATAATGTTGCTGGTTGGATATTAGAATTAGATAGAGGAGAGGGTATTCCTTGGAAAGGTAATTATTCTTCATGGTTAGACCAAAAAGCGAAACGATTAGAACAGGAAGAAAAACAAGCTTCAAAACGTAGAAAAACACTTGAACGTGAGTTAGATTGGGTGCGTCAAGGAGCAAAAGGACGTCAAGCCAAACAAAAAGCACGTTTACAGAATTATGATAAGTTATTAAATGAAGATCAAAAAGAACTAGACGAAAAATTAGAAATTTATATTCCTAATGGTCCGCGTTTAGGTACAAATGTAATTGAAGCTAAAGGAGTTGCTAAAGCTTTTGGCGACAAACTTTTATATGATGATTTAAATTTTGTATTACCACAAGCCGGTATTGTGGGTATTATTGGTCCAAATGGAGCTGGAAAATCAACCATATTTAGAATGATAATGGGAGAAGAAAAACCAGATGGCGGGTCATTTACTATAGGTGATACGGTTAAAATTGCCTATGTAGATCAATCACATAAAAATATTGATGTAGAAAAATCAATTTGGGAAAACTTTTGCGATGGCCAAGAATTAATTATGATGGGAGGCCGTCAAGTTAATTCAAGAGCGTATTTGTCACGTTTCAATTTTGGTGGAAGTGACCAAAATAAAAAAGTAGCTACGCTGTCAGGAGGAGAAAGAAATCGACTTCATTTGGCTATGACATTAAAAGAGGAAGGCAATGTATTGCTGTTAGATGAGCCTACAAATGATTTAGATATTAATACCTTACGTGCGCTGGAAGAAGGATTAGAAAATTTTGCTGGTTGTGCCGTAATTATTTCTCACGATAGATGGTTTTTAGATCGAGTTTGTACCCATATTTTAGCTTTTGAAGGCGATTCTCAAGTGTATTTCTTTGAGGGTAGTTTCTCTGAATATGAAGAGAATAAGCGTAAGCGTTTAGGTAAAGAAGTTACACCAACACGTATTAAATATAAAAAATTAATTAGATAA
- a CDS encoding DEAD/DEAH box helicase, translated as MVIFEHLQLPLSVQKAIDELGFTHPTPIQVKALPVILSGRDVMAIAQTGTGKTFAYLLPLLKQWKFQKIDTPRVLILVPTRELVVQVHEEIEKLTKYMSVRSLAVYGGVNINTQKANIYEGLDIVVGTPGRVMDLALDNVLRFDTVQKLVIDEFDEILNLGFRVQLTSILSMMKAKRQNILFSATMTEEVDEILDEYFEFPEEVSLAPSGTPLEKIEQRVYHVPNFLTKINLLKHFLEDDAYSRILIFVNSKRLADFVLESLEEDFPDQFGAIHSNKTQNYRLNTMELFQNGELRGIVTTDIMARGLDISDITHVINLQFPETSEQYIHRIGRTGRADKEGIAISFIVPKEEEDFIETEVLMQKEVTILPIPEEVHIEERRLEFEKDHKKVKFLLKRPKKEGGEAFHEKSDKNKKVNLGGPGKRTPRKTAPRNRAVEKKRAAKRKKR; from the coding sequence ATGGTAATATTTGAACATCTACAACTTCCTCTTTCTGTACAAAAGGCTATTGACGAATTAGGGTTCACTCACCCTACTCCTATTCAAGTCAAAGCTTTACCTGTAATTCTTTCGGGTAGAGATGTTATGGCTATTGCACAAACAGGAACGGGAAAAACATTTGCTTATTTATTACCGCTATTAAAACAATGGAAATTTCAAAAAATAGATACGCCAAGAGTGTTAATTTTAGTACCTACTCGCGAATTAGTGGTGCAAGTACATGAAGAAATTGAAAAACTCACAAAATACATGAGTGTTCGCTCATTAGCAGTATATGGTGGGGTAAACATCAATACACAAAAAGCAAACATCTATGAAGGTTTAGATATTGTAGTAGGGACACCCGGAAGAGTAATGGATTTAGCCTTAGATAATGTTTTGCGATTTGATACAGTTCAAAAATTAGTTATTGACGAATTTGACGAAATTCTTAATCTAGGTTTCAGAGTGCAGCTTACCTCAATCTTATCAATGATGAAGGCTAAAAGACAAAATATATTGTTTTCTGCTACTATGACAGAAGAAGTAGACGAAATACTAGACGAATATTTTGAATTTCCCGAAGAAGTATCTTTAGCACCTAGCGGAACACCTTTGGAAAAAATTGAACAAAGGGTATATCATGTTCCAAATTTTTTAACAAAAATTAATCTGCTAAAACATTTTTTAGAAGATGATGCATACAGTAGAATTTTAATTTTTGTTAATAGTAAACGATTAGCTGATTTTGTTCTAGAAAGTCTTGAAGAAGATTTTCCAGATCAATTTGGCGCTATTCATTCTAATAAAACGCAGAATTATCGTTTAAATACCATGGAATTATTTCAAAATGGTGAATTACGTGGTATTGTTACTACAGATATAATGGCACGTGGATTAGATATTTCGGATATTACACACGTTATTAATCTTCAATTTCCAGAAACTTCAGAGCAATATATACACCGAATTGGTAGAACCGGCCGTGCAGACAAAGAAGGTATTGCCATAAGTTTTATTGTACCAAAAGAAGAAGAAGATTTTATTGAAACGGAAGTCTTAATGCAAAAAGAAGTTACTATATTACCTATCCCTGAAGAAGTACATATAGAAGAACGCAGGTTAGAGTTTGAAAAGGACCATAAAAAAGTAAAGTTTTTACTGAAAAGACCCAAAAAAGAAGGCGGAGAAGCATTTCACGAAAAATCTGATAAAAATAAAAAAGTAAATTTAGGGGGTCCCGGAAAAAGAACACCAAGAAAAACAGCACCAAGAAATAGAGCTGTGGAGAAAAAACGAGCAGCAAAACGTAAAAAAAGGTAA
- a CDS encoding OmpA/MotB family protein produces MKKIVVLSLALPFVLGSCVSKKKFGLLEAKQKETQDLLNSATVQLNKCLAEKEASLKQVDYLQKNNENLINSSKELTVLTMKGAENLEKSLESLKEKDLKISRLQDALTKKDSVTLALVTSLKREVGINDPDININVEKGVVMISIADNLLFKSGSYEVGDKAKSVLAKVAKVINSKPDFECMVEGHADNIPIKSTVLVDNWDLSVKRATSIVRVLQKDLGVNPKQLIPAGRSYFVPLTTNDTAENRAKNRRTRIIIMPKIDQFYDMIETEMKNMGK; encoded by the coding sequence ATGAAGAAAATTGTAGTTTTATCCCTAGCCCTTCCTTTCGTATTAGGTTCTTGCGTTTCTAAAAAGAAATTTGGTTTATTAGAAGCAAAACAAAAAGAAACTCAAGATTTATTAAATAGTGCAACTGTTCAATTAAACAAATGTTTGGCTGAAAAAGAAGCATCTTTAAAACAAGTTGATTATTTACAAAAAAATAATGAAAACCTCATCAATAGTTCCAAAGAGCTCACTGTTCTTACTATGAAAGGAGCTGAAAATTTAGAGAAATCTTTAGAAAGTTTAAAAGAAAAAGATTTAAAAATTTCTCGTTTGCAAGATGCGTTAACAAAAAAAGACAGTGTTACATTAGCTTTAGTGACAAGTTTAAAACGTGAAGTTGGAATTAACGATCCAGACATTAATATTAATGTAGAAAAAGGAGTAGTTATGATTTCAATTGCTGACAATTTATTATTTAAATCAGGTAGCTACGAAGTTGGAGATAAAGCAAAATCAGTATTAGCTAAAGTTGCTAAAGTAATTAATAGCAAACCAGATTTTGAATGTATGGTAGAAGGTCATGCCGATAATATTCCTATTAAAAGTACTGTTTTAGTAGACAATTGGGATTTATCTGTTAAACGTGCAACTTCGATTGTTCGTGTATTACAAAAAGATTTAGGTGTAAACCCTAAACAATTAATTCCTGCAGGTAGAAGTTATTTTGTTCCATTAACAACTAATGATACTGCTGAAAATCGTGCAAAAAACAGAAGAACACGTATTATCATTATGCCTAAAATTGACCAATTCTACGACATGATTGAAACCGAAATGAAAAATATGGGTAAATAA
- a CDS encoding type I restriction enzyme HsdR N-terminal domain-containing protein, protein MQNLNFPNYSFRFKNSENKHYIFDEIRKKFILLTPEEWVRQHVIHFLLHEKHYPKSHINVEKVVAVNGMKKRYDLVVFRADGSIFLIVECKAPSVSITQDTFDQIARYNFTLQASYLMVTNGLNHYFCQMDFENQKYIFLHELPENLN, encoded by the coding sequence ATGCAAAATTTGAATTTTCCAAACTATTCCTTTCGGTTCAAAAATAGTGAAAATAAACACTACATTTTTGATGAAATACGAAAAAAGTTCATCTTGCTTACTCCAGAAGAATGGGTAAGGCAACATGTGATTCATTTTTTGTTACACGAAAAACATTATCCAAAATCACATATAAATGTTGAAAAAGTAGTTGCTGTTAATGGAATGAAAAAACGATATGATTTGGTTGTGTTTAGAGCTGATGGTTCTATTTTCTTAATTGTAGAGTGTAAGGCGCCCTCCGTTTCCATTACACAAGATACATTTGATCAAATAGCACGTTATAATTTTACCTTACAAGCTTCTTATTTAATGGTTACCAATGGATTAAATCATTATTTTTGCCAAATGGATTTTGAGAACCAAAAATATATTTTCTTACACGAACTTCCAGAAAACTTAAATTAA
- a CDS encoding glycosyltransferase family 2 protein, with protein sequence MKKVAVVILNWNGTQLLRTFLPSVLRYSNEATIYVADNASTDDSLDVLKNEFPAIKIIQNKDNYGYAKGYNQALKAVEEPYFALVNSDIEVTENWLDRIIELFDNQPETAIIQPKILDYKEKTHFEYAGAAGGYIDALGYPYCRGRLFDTLEEDNGQYNDEVSIFWATGACLFIRKRVFEELKGFDADFFAHQEEIDLCWRAYNLGYKAMYTSKSVVYHVGGATLNEANPKKTFLNFRNSLLMLTKNLPKNKLVPILFSRLCLDGIAGIQFLVQGRGKHTLAILNAHFAFYKLLKIYLNKREKTQLNTYYLHKNIIWSYFILQKKYFTRLKC encoded by the coding sequence ATGAAAAAAGTAGCAGTAGTCATTTTAAATTGGAACGGTACGCAATTATTACGAACCTTTTTACCTTCGGTACTTCGCTATTCGAATGAGGCTACTATTTATGTAGCTGACAATGCCTCTACTGATGATTCACTAGATGTACTTAAAAATGAATTTCCTGCAATAAAAATAATTCAGAATAAAGATAATTATGGCTATGCAAAAGGATACAATCAAGCACTTAAAGCTGTGGAAGAACCCTATTTTGCTTTAGTTAATTCAGACATAGAGGTTACAGAAAATTGGTTAGATCGAATCATCGAACTTTTTGACAATCAACCAGAAACAGCAATTATTCAACCAAAAATACTTGACTACAAAGAGAAAACGCATTTTGAATATGCTGGTGCAGCAGGAGGCTATATTGATGCTTTGGGCTATCCGTATTGCAGAGGTAGATTGTTTGATACATTAGAAGAAGATAACGGGCAATATAATGACGAAGTTTCTATTTTTTGGGCTACCGGAGCTTGTTTATTCATTAGAAAAAGAGTCTTTGAAGAGTTAAAAGGTTTTGATGCTGATTTTTTTGCACACCAAGAAGAAATTGATCTTTGTTGGCGTGCTTACAATCTAGGTTATAAAGCAATGTACACTTCAAAATCAGTTGTATATCATGTAGGTGGAGCTACATTAAATGAGGCAAATCCTAAAAAAACATTTCTAAATTTTAGAAATTCATTACTGATGCTCACTAAAAATTTACCTAAAAACAAACTCGTTCCAATTCTTTTTTCAAGATTGTGCTTAGATGGAATTGCAGGAATTCAATTTTTAGTTCAAGGTAGAGGAAAACATACTTTAGCAATACTAAATGCCCATTTTGCATTTTATAAATTGCTAAAAATCTATTTAAATAAGCGCGAAAAAACGCAACTCAATACTTATTATCTACATAAAAACATAATTTGGAGTTATTTTATCCTGCAAAAAAAATATTTTACGCGTTTAAAATGTTAA
- a CDS encoding CAL67264 family membrane protein, which yields MNKNTVLGIATFIMLVMGLVLVGLAVYRYADVAGWGFGAVGIGFFAIAWVFNALKGRV from the coding sequence ATGAATAAAAATACAGTATTAGGCATTGCAACGTTTATTATGCTAGTCATGGGGCTTGTTTTAGTTGGATTAGCTGTTTATCGCTATGCAGATGTAGCTGGTTGGGGGTTTGGAGCAGTTGGAATAGGATTTTTCGCTATTGCATGGGTTTTTAATGCGTTGAAAGGAAGAGTGTAA
- the holA gene encoding DNA polymerase III subunit delta codes for MTDVLKITNDIKSRNFKPIYFLCGEEPYYIDRITEFIEENVLTEDERAFNQVVLYGRDSTIEEIVGTAKRFPMMADYQVVVVKEAQNLAKNMDKLEAYVQNPQLTTILVFAYRDKPDARKKIFKLLKDKGVWFESKKLYENQVPDWIIKVLKGKNYGIEPKAAAMLASFLGTDLAKINNELEKLRIIFPTGHVFTPKDIEVNIGFSKDYNIFELKSALALGNQVKAYAIINHFSQNPKEHPLVVVSSQLFAFFSQLLIFHGLKDKSKANAAKAIGVNPYFIEEYFTAARIYPMKKVSRIVEKLRDIDVKSKGVGTVSSSDYDLMKELLVTIFMN; via the coding sequence ATGACGGACGTACTAAAAATTACCAATGACATTAAGTCTAGAAATTTTAAACCCATCTATTTTTTATGTGGGGAAGAACCTTATTATATAGACAGGATTACTGAATTTATTGAAGAAAATGTGCTTACAGAAGATGAGCGCGCTTTCAATCAGGTTGTTTTATATGGTAGAGATAGTACAATTGAAGAAATTGTAGGAACGGCAAAACGTTTTCCTATGATGGCAGACTACCAAGTTGTGGTAGTTAAAGAAGCTCAAAATTTAGCTAAAAATATGGACAAATTAGAGGCTTATGTACAAAATCCACAGCTTACAACTATTTTAGTCTTTGCCTATAGAGATAAACCAGATGCTCGAAAAAAAATATTTAAATTATTAAAAGATAAAGGCGTATGGTTTGAGAGTAAAAAATTATATGAAAATCAAGTCCCCGATTGGATAATTAAGGTATTAAAAGGGAAAAATTACGGTATTGAGCCTAAAGCAGCGGCAATGTTAGCTTCGTTTTTAGGAACAGATTTAGCCAAAATTAATAATGAATTAGAAAAATTACGCATTATTTTCCCCACAGGACATGTTTTTACGCCTAAAGACATCGAAGTTAATATTGGATTTAGTAAAGATTATAATATTTTTGAATTAAAATCTGCATTGGCATTAGGAAATCAAGTGAAAGCGTATGCCATTATCAATCATTTTTCTCAAAATCCTAAAGAGCACCCACTTGTAGTTGTTTCAAGTCAATTGTTTGCTTTTTTCTCTCAATTATTAATTTTTCATGGTCTAAAAGATAAATCAAAGGCTAATGCAGCAAAAGCGATTGGAGTAAATCCTTATTTTATAGAGGAATATTTTACAGCAGCCCGAATTTATCCCATGAAGAAAGTAAGTAGAATTGTAGAAAAACTTCGAGATATTGACGTAAAAAGTAAGGGAGTTGGTACAGTGAGTAGTTCGGATTATGATTTAATGAAAGAGTTATTGGTAACCATTTTCATGAACTAA
- a CDS encoding EamA family transporter, whose amino-acid sequence MVYVILSIFCSVTVGILLKLAKKMGYSFYQIININYFVAWVMTILLYEPKLKNGLSFSTTSIVLSLCLLLPIVFIFQAKAITYSGIVKTDIAQRMSLFLPLFFSFFILKETFNNYKWIGVILAFMAIFLSFYRKKNTENETNKKWYFLLLVLLGFGSIDILFKQVASLKELQFTEILFLVFPGAFLISFFISGYYLIKQKETFNKQVISWGIGVGLLNFGNISLYIKAHQALSTSPSTVFASMNMGVIILGSLVGILIFKEKMNRWNYLGIVLSLLAIGLITYSLVEK is encoded by the coding sequence ATGGTTTATGTAATTTTAAGTATTTTTTGTAGCGTAACTGTTGGAATTTTATTGAAATTAGCCAAAAAAATGGGATATAGTTTTTACCAAATTATAAATATTAATTATTTTGTAGCTTGGGTAATGACAATATTGTTATACGAGCCAAAACTTAAAAATGGTTTAAGTTTTTCAACAACTAGTATTGTCCTTTCATTATGCTTGTTATTACCCATTGTATTTATATTTCAGGCTAAAGCTATTACATACAGTGGTATTGTAAAAACAGACATTGCACAAAGAATGTCCTTATTTTTACCTCTTTTTTTTTCGTTTTTTATTCTTAAAGAAACGTTTAACAACTACAAATGGATAGGTGTTATTTTGGCTTTTATGGCTATTTTTCTATCTTTTTATCGCAAAAAAAATACTGAAAATGAAACAAACAAGAAATGGTATTTCTTACTTCTTGTCTTACTTGGTTTTGGAAGTATTGATATATTATTTAAACAAGTGGCCAGTTTAAAAGAATTACAATTCACGGAAATATTATTTTTGGTTTTTCCGGGTGCATTTCTCATTTCTTTTTTTATTTCGGGCTATTACCTCATCAAACAAAAAGAAACATTCAACAAACAAGTAATTTCATGGGGCATTGGTGTGGGACTTTTAAACTTTGGTAATATTTCTCTTTACATCAAAGCACATCAAGCTTTATCTACTAGTCCTTCCACAGTATTTGCAAGTATGAATATGGGTGTAATTATACTAGGCAGTCTTGTTGGAATTTTAATTTTTAAAGAAAAAATGAATCGTTGGAATTATCTAGGAATTGTGCTTTCACTACTTGCAATAGGATTAATTACTTACTCGTTAGTAGAAAAATAA
- the mnmD gene encoding tRNA (5-methylaminomethyl-2-thiouridine)(34)-methyltransferase MnmD, with amino-acid sequence MNHEIIITKDGSTSLFLPALNETYHSRFGAIQEAEHVFIKNGLETYVNKCNANQVNVLEIGFGTGLNALMTICAAECLTISINYVAIEAFPVPSELLKQLNYPSLLEMNNQLENFTKLHAVSWEQKHKISSSFVLTKYQMLFQDIDFEATFDVIYFDAFGFDVQPELWTETLFEKMFKALRSNGILVTYACRTVIKKNMLAVGFEVEKLPGAPGKREMLRAFKI; translated from the coding sequence ATGAATCACGAAATTATCATTACAAAAGACGGCTCCACATCTTTATTTCTTCCTGCATTAAATGAAACCTATCATTCTAGGTTTGGTGCTATACAAGAGGCTGAACATGTTTTTATCAAAAACGGTTTAGAAACGTATGTGAATAAGTGCAATGCAAATCAGGTAAACGTATTAGAAATAGGCTTTGGCACAGGTTTAAATGCTTTGATGACAATTTGTGCTGCAGAATGTCTGACAATTAGTATTAATTATGTTGCAATTGAAGCGTTTCCTGTTCCAAGTGAACTACTGAAACAGCTAAATTATCCATCCTTGTTAGAAATGAATAATCAACTTGAAAATTTTACTAAGTTGCATGCTGTTTCTTGGGAACAAAAGCATAAAATTAGTTCTTCATTTGTACTAACAAAATATCAAATGTTATTTCAAGATATTGATTTTGAAGCTACTTTTGATGTTATTTATTTTGATGCATTTGGATTTGATGTACAACCTGAATTATGGACGGAAACATTATTTGAAAAAATGTTTAAAGCATTAAGATCTAATGGGATATTGGTAACATATGCTTGCCGAACTGTAATTAAAAAAAACATGTTAGCTGTCGGTTTTGAAGTCGAAAAATTACCTGGCGCACCAGGAAAAAGGGAAATGCTAAGGGCGTTTAAAATTTAA